The Chitinophaga lutea genome contains the following window.
GGCGAGGTCGTTCGCGCCCATTTCGATCATATCCTCAGCGGCCAGCACTTCGTCTACATGGCCGGAAGTGAGCAATACGCCTTTTTTGAGAATGGCCACGTGGGTACATACTTTCTCCACCTCATCGAGCAGATGGCTCGCCATGATCACGGTGGTGCCTTCCTGGCCGAGCTTGCGGATAAGCTCGCGTATTTCGGCGATGCCGGCCGGGTCGAGGCCGTTGGTGGGCTCGTCGAGCAGCAGCACTTCGGGGCCGCCCAGCAGGGCGTTCGCGATGGCGAGGCGTTGTTTCATGCCAAGCGAAAACGTGCTGAATTTGGAATCTCTTCGCTCCCACAGTTCCGTCAGTTTCAGTACGCGCTCGATATCGTCGGCCCCGCGGCCTTTGATGGCTGCGGTGATCTGCAGGTTGCGCGCAGCGGAATAGTAGTGGTAGAAGTTGGGGGTTTCGAGCAGGGAACCGATGCGCTTGCGCTGGTCTTCGTGCGGGGGCAGCCCGAACCAGCTGTAAGTGCCGGCATTGGCCTTCAGCACGTCCATGATAATGCCGAGGAGCGTGGTTTTGCCGCTGCCGTTAGGTCCCAGTACCCCGAATACGCTGCCCTGGGGCACGGAAAATGACACATCGTTCAAAGCCTGGATGGCCCCGTAGCGCTTCGAGATCTGGTGCAGGGATAGAATTTGTTGCTGCTGTTCCAATGAAATGATATTAAAATTAATGCAATATATAACTAATTACGCAGCGGTTTACCTGTTTTTATGACGCTTTGCAGCCTTTCCAGCGTTTTACGCTCTCCGCAAAGGCTGAGGAAAGCCTCCCT
Protein-coding sequences here:
- a CDS encoding ABC transporter ATP-binding protein, with the protein product MEQQQQILSLHQISKRYGAIQALNDVSFSVPQGSVFGVLGPNGSGKTTLLGIIMDVLKANAGTYSWFGLPPHEDQRKRIGSLLETPNFYHYYSAARNLQITAAIKGRGADDIERVLKLTELWERRDSKFSTFSLGMKQRLAIANALLGGPEVLLLDEPTNGLDPAGIAEIRELIRKLGQEGTTVIMASHLLDEVEKVCTHVAILKKGVLLTSGHVDEVLAAEDMIEMGANDLARLEDVLRNLPGLKSIRRHNGSFQVVLEDSRSAEQMNRYCFENGITLSYLAVKRKSLEARFIELTN